CCGCGGCAGCCGATTGACACTCAATCGTAAAATTGGTGGGAATTTACTTTTTAGCCGTCGCAATGCCTACTGCACTTTCacaattcttttcttttctgcttgtgagttatgttaataataatcataatgaaataaaatattttttatttgtttaattcgttaaaaaataagttatttggtaaaaatcTTTTCCCTCTTTTCGTTTTCGAAACGTGTGTTGGTCGGTCCaatcgattgtacaatcgattctcgaacgtaaagtgacagccctaatGGGTTATTACATATTTTGACTGACTGTAGGCTACACCCTTTTACGCAGGTCATTGAGCAACTCAACAACTGTGTTTCACTTCAACACTTGGATCTGTCTGACAATAACATATCTACGATTGGTGATGTGACTAAACTGGTGGCATTAAAGGTGAGCGCTGGAGTCTCTGAGGTCAAAAGTGAGcattaaacaaactaaaacacaGATCaggtattttgttttcttttatgaaaaCCAACGTATTCTTTGCTACATTTCCTGTCCATTTTGCAGACACTGTTACTCCATGGAAACAGCATTACAACACTTCGGACTATGCCTGCTCATCTACCGGCCCAATTATCCATTCTCTCGTTGGCGGAAAATGAGATAAGGGATCTTAATGAAGTGAGTATTCTCTTACTTGATAGGCACTGATCTCCATTGAAATGATATAGAAGCTAATTATCCTTGACCAACATTCCTCTGATTATTCCATAGGCATCGTACCTGGCACCTCTCCATGAACTGGAGCAGCTGTCCATTATGAGCAACCCTTGTGTCATGGCAACCCCCTCACTGCCAGGTTTTGATTACCGGCCGTATGTCATGAGTTGGTGTCTGAGCCTGAAGGTCCTGGATGGCTATGTGGTGTCACAGAAAGAAGGGTGCGTACAATCTTTGGTTGTTACAATTGGATGATTAAGATGAATGCAAGGGTACTATACTGACATTTGAGTCACTTACTTATGGTGTATACATTTCATGATTACAGTCTCAAAGCAGAGTGGCTCTACAGTCAGGGAAAAGGACGTTCATATCGACCAGGTCAGCATGTACAGCTGGTTCAATACCTGGCCACTGTTTGCCCTCTGACATCATCACCAGCACTGGAGACTGCAGAAGACGCCAAACTGGAGAAGATCCTCAGTAAGCAGAGGTATACATCTGGATAGAGCATTACTGCTACACAACATGAAGCTCAAAAGACACAATGCCCCAGAGAAGACAGACTATCATCCAATCCTTACTTTATGGTCACAAAAACCCTGCCATACATCATTGTTAGTAGAACCTATTTACTTGTAATTACCTcatgtttgctttaaaatgttctctgtctctcaggtttCACCAAAGGCAGCTGATGGAGGAGACCAGAGGAGGCTGCTCCAGCCTTCCTCGTCCAACTCAGCTAGACGTGGAGAGGCACAGTCCTTCACATCCAATCCCACAGGGGGGAGCCAGAGAGGTGAAACAGATCGATGCGCCTGAGccagcagctgctccatcagtcTCGGAGACAGGTGAGAGGGCTTATGTTGCAGTGAATCTACAGCGTTTTAGGATTTGACTTCACTTCTTTTTCCACAGTGGAGAGAACACCCATGATTCTCAGCTGATTGTCATAGCAACGCCACATCAAACTGACATGAATCCTTTAACCAGTACAATCTGTTTTCGAGTTTTTGAAAAAGATACGTATCTATTTGAAAATGGCTGTTTTTTGCAGGATGTTCAGTAAGGTGCAAGTGAAAGCACATCAATGTGGTACTTTAAAAAGTACCAGGTACGTTCTACATCTTTTGCTAATGGAAAACTAAAAAAGTATAGCTGTGTCAaatcatgctttttatttttgaagttgttCCTTTTTACAAATAATTGTGATTTAAAGTTTCCTGCATGAGTTTTAACTGgtggtgtgttttcttttgaatagAGCCAGTGGTGCAGTTCAACACCTGGATGAGCTGTGATTCTTCCCACCAATCATTGCCTGTGGTTCGCAGCCCAAGGCTCAAAGACGAGCACATTTACTTAGAGGATGTGCAGACAGATGAAGAGAAACTCAACGGCAGCATGCTTTCCTCCGAGTCCACCTTTCTTCCGTTCACATCCAACGTGGAGCCACAAACAACACACTCTGACAGCGAGGACGAGACAGAAACATTTGAACTTGACTCCCTTGCTCCAAAGTGGCCAGCACAGcccaaaaagcacaacacaaacaatacacatCAGTCACCCCCAAAGGATAAGCAAGAGGGCGGTCTTGAAGGGGAAGTTATATCTGGTGCAGCCTCTACAGGTGGATCAGTGGGGGTCAGAGTAAGCACGCCACAAAATAAACTGGAAACATCCTTTAACTTTGGTAAAGCAGAGACAAAAGAAACCACCGAGCAGGAAGAAGTCGGTATTTGTGCCCATAAATCAAATGTGACGGAAGCAGACAGGGCAGCAGTTCAAATCCAGTCATGGTGGAGGGGACAGCACACTCGCTATTGTCACCCCATGGCCAGAGAGGTGCGTAATGAAATCCGCATGCGCAGGATGCAAGACCACATCATCTCCCTGTCTGGAAAGTTAGACAGGTAAGCGACTGACCATCAGCATTGTAATTATCTTATGGAATGAGATGGTTTACCAAGTACTGACCTTGATTGTcaatgtatacatatataatcaCTTCTTGAAAGCTACTTTAAGGTAACAATGGTATTTGTTCGCAGAGTGCAGCAGCAGTACAAAGAAGAGCAGCTACAAAGACTGGTTCAGGAGGAAGCTGTCAAGTTCCTGTGGAAACAAGTCAGTGGTTTAAAGTTTCGTGAATCTCTTGCTGCAGCTGCATGTGCGGGTGTGACATTTAAAGGTCCCGTATTGTGGCCGTTTTTACTGATCATAGTTCCTttgttgaggtgtactagaATAGATGTACTTGTTTCAATGctccaaaatcacattggttttctcACACAGCATCTCTGTATAGTATTTCTATTCACTCTCTGTCCTGACCCCTTGTTGAGCTCCTGCCCCCCTCTCTATGAGCCCAGTCTAACAGCCTTCCGGTTACAGCTGAGCATCAGTCTATGTGTTGCAATGACAGTGGTACagccatatacagtggggcaaaaaagtatttaatcagccaccaattgtgaaagttctcccatttaaaaagatgagagaggcctgtaatttctatcataggtaaacctcaactatgagagacagaatgagaaaaaaaaatccagaaaatcacagtctgatttttaatgaatttattttcaaatgattgtggaaaataagtatttggtcaataacaaaagttcatctcaatactttgttatataccctttgttggcaatgacagaggtcaaacgttttctgtaagtcttcacaaggttttcacacactgttgctggtattttggcccattcctccatgcagatctcctctaaagcagtgatgttttggggctgtcgctgggcaacacagactttcaactccctccaaagattttctatggggttgagatctggagactggctaggccactccaggaccttgaaatgcttcttacgaagccactccttcgttgccctggcggtgtgtttgggatcattgtcatgctgaaagacccagccacgcctgatcttcagtgcccttgctgatggaaggaggttttcactcaaaatctcacgatacatggccccattcattctttcctttacacggatcagtcgtcctggtccctttgcagaaaaacagccccaaagcatgatgtttccacccccatgcttcacagtaggtatggtgttctttggatgcaactctgcattctttctcctccaaacacgacgagttgagtttttaccaaaaagttctgttttggtttcatctgaccatatgacgttctcccaatcctcttctggatcatccaaatgccctctagcaaacttcagacgggcctggacatgtactggcttaagcagggggacacgtctggaactgcaggatttaagtccctggcggcgtagtgtgttactgatggtagcctctgttactttggtcccagctctctgcaggtcattcactaggtccccccgtgtggttctgggatttttgctcaccgttcttgtgatccttttgaccccacggggtgagatcttgcgtggagccccagatggagggagattagcagtggtcttgtatgtcttccattttctaataattgctcccacagttaatttcttcacaccaagctgcttacctattgcacattcagctttcccagcctggtgcaggtctacaattttgtgtctggtctcctttgacagctctttggtcttggccatagtggagtttggagtatgactgtttgaggttgtggacaggtgtcttttatactgataacgagttcaaaaaggtgccattaatacaggtaacgagtggaggacagaggagtctcttaaagaagaagttacaggtctgtgagagccagaaatcttgcttgtttgtaggtgaccaaatacttattttacagaggaatttaccaattaattcattaaaaatcctacaatgtgatttcctggattgtttcccccattctgtctctcatagttgaaatgtacctatgatgaaaattacaggcctctctcatctttttaaatgggagaacttgcacaattggtggctgactaaatacttttttgccccactgtatatgtttgaAGTGGAGTCCGGtcctgaaaatgacacagaccAACGTGATGGACCTGATCCAACGTCGCAACATAGACTGGAGCAGGCAGTTTCACAGTGGAACGTTTTTAGTATActcttacatttcagatgaTAGAGCTGAAACAAAGTAGGAACAGCCTCGTCCTTCAGTAATGCACGCTTTGCATATTGGCATCAACTTGTGcaaggtttttgaagctgtcGTCCGTGaaatgccgggcacacagtacagtacgtcgaaccgttgaaggaacagtgttaaaaatacatttcaaccactgacttttTCGTGCTACTGCCTTCGGTAAGGCAAACAgatgacatttcccctcacatttcagggcacaGTACCTCCTCAACATTTTCAGATTCCAACAGTTGGTTGGCAGAGGGTGTGCCTATTGGTCTATAGCTATGGGCGTGCCAACTTGCCGATTGGTGTCCAGATTTAGTGACGTCAACAGCCcccggaagaaaaaaatggaaaaagaaaaatttGCAACGAGGCGTTGGAGGAGCATAGACACGActtttctgctttagagttttactcgctacagggggtactttgagggtttgtgactttgcagaccgtttCCATGCAGAAAAAACTACATAAGACACAAAAGGACGGGTTACAActggaaaagcataataggggatcTTTAAGAGTGATAGGCAAGGCAAGTTCAATTTGAAAGCAAAGGTTAACAACAACGCATTCAAAGTGcttcataaaaacattaatgGCATTAGGACACagtgcaaaagaaacacattataaaatgctATTTAATTACGTTTAAAAACAGTAGAGACTGATAATACGTGTTGTTTGCACAGATGTGTGTGCCTTGATATTGTGGCTCTCATTGGTCGTAATGTGTTTGAAAACTGGAACAAACAACCAACAGACTGACTTTTACCATTGTGCTGCTAGCATTGCTAAAAATAGCTTTCAGCAGATGATACTGCTTAAAAAGGTAGCCAGTTATTGGCTTTGGAAGATTTCAAATGGCTGCCTCATGTTCATGTTTTAACAATGTccctgtgttgtttttatagcTCCAGTCCCTGCAGCAGTGGAAGCAGTCTGTGGAGCAGCAGCTGTCCAGCATCAGTCAGGCTGTCGCCCCTGCTCACATTTCAGCTCATGGACTGTGTGTGCCTGTCCCGCCTGTTGCCTCCAGCACGACCATCCCACCCAGCACCGGCGCCTCATTCCCAGATTCTGGGTTCCAGTCAACGAGCGATCAGTTGGCAGCGCAGGAGGACAGCTTCCTGAGCAGCGGGACGGCAGACTCTCTGAAGACGGTGCGAGCATTGAGCTCTGTTTGCAGCGGCTCTGCTGGTGTGAGCGACGGTGTGGACAGCGCAGACTGCAGCCTGCTGGAGCAGTACCTCTCATCTgtgcagcagagggaggaggaggctgaggaggTCATCAGTGATAGAACAGAAACACCACAGCCCTCTTCACCAGCATCACCCAGCAAAACAGCACAGTCCTTCTCCCCCCCGCAGAATGCAGCAGACAACAAATcagaaattaaatgtttgaagGAAACTGTCTGAGAGTCTTCACCTAACAAACGCCTGTGCACTActactgactgtgtgtttggCACTGACTCCAACCTTGAGAGACTTTGTCCATGTACTCATCTTGATAAACTGACCCAGATCTCAAATATCTGTGCACTTAGTTCCCTTTGTTCATCAAGACTGATCCAAGGATAGGcttgaaaacaacaacttacTGTGAATGTAACtcactttttttaatacttcACTTTGTTctgatatttaacattttcctcTGTGTAAAGGCAACTTTTGTGATGTAGTTTAAGAGCATATTAGTAACTTCAAAGCAATCATTTTAGGATGAAACACAGTCAGTAGGTTGCTACCTCTTCTGACTTAAATACCAGGCACAGTGTATCCTCTCTAAATATCCactgttaaaaatatttgattagCTCCAGTTAATCGGATTAGGAATTGTGTAATGTAGTGCACTTGTACACAGCTATACACTACCCATAAACACCAAGCATACTATCTATTAACACATACAGGGTTAACAGTTTGTATCACCTCAGAATGTTGTTGCGTCTTacaattttaaagaaaatgtcaataaagCTGCAATAATTATTTTCCAATATTTGTTATTTGGTTATAATATGTTGAAATTacaaactgtatttgtttaaagaaGGTATATTGACACTCATTCATGGACAACATGTTTCATCACAGCACATTTTAGTTggtgaacttttttttaatatatggctggattaatgtgtgtgtgcagtattcaaataatgaatttaaatgaacaataaaagtaaaaggtggaacatgaattaataattaAACCCATGTATAAAAACCCATTAATAAAACTATGGAtcatatttttagtttttttaaaatcctaatTTAGAAAATGGGCTTTTTTAATGTAGTGGCttaaatataacaatatttatatcTGAAATATAAATCAGCCAGTTGTGATAAACAGGCTCAAGTATTAAAgtagtcaaagtccactttattgttgGCAATGTCAATGTCTGGTCAGAAATTGTTAGAAGCCACTGTGGTGCATCTGATTAAAATGCAGGAGATGATGTACTGTCCAAAGTtgaggtttattgccaagttgAGTTGATGGATGGAATGAATACAGGTTGGTATTGAAGTAGATGtattttgttggtgtgtgtgtgtgtgtgtgtgtgtgtgtgtgtgtgtgtgtgtctgtttctctgtgtgtgggtAATATGTGGATATATGTGTGGTTCGGTatgcatatgtttgtgtgtgattctgcaaagaaataaatacaaccGAGATCCTTAGTTATCACACTTTGAGTGGTTTCAGGGTTGTTAATGCGCTCCATTACTAACCACTAGAGGACGCAACAGCCAGACCGACGTACCCTTTTAAACCCACCCACTCTCCAGTCCTATTCATCGGAGTTGTCGGTACCCAGTCTGCCCAGGACGATAGGCTCACGCTCCTCCTGCCTCCTTCAGTCTATCACCAACTCTGATGTGCCACTCAAGCCGTCGGTGTTGCCTCTCCTTCGGGCAGAACCGTTagcatcaccccccccccccccccgtcccgGTCCTCAGGTTGTCTTAACGGTCCGATTTCCAGCTAACCATTCGACGTAAGTAAAGCTGCTATTTAACCGTATACAACGTTAGCCGGTTTAACATTAGCTTACATgattgtataaatataaattagaTGTGTTTGATTTTCCACTTGTGTTTTAGATATTAGTATCCCgctgtctttgtttttagaGCCGTTCATGTGATAGAAGCAACTGACCGTTCACAACCAGAGACATTATGATGTCTCAAGATGGAAGAACCAACGGGATGTTTTACAGTCACTATAACTAAAAGACAGAGCGATTTATCCGGCTGATAAATCTTCCATTATATAACTCGTAGAAATCTATATGCGTGGGTAAATGTGTCGGCTTAACATCTGGCAAAATGGCTCTGATTTGGACTTGCCTTTAGTGGATAAAAGGATTTGAACTGCAAGGGTTTGCCGAATGATCGAGAGGTCCAACACAACTACACAATCGTCGATATAGATAGATTACCATTGGTGGAAAAAGAAGTCAGAtgatttacttaagtaaaagtagtaatactACAGTGTAACAAATCAAGTTAtattcctgcattcaaaatattactcaGGTAGAAGTAAAAtagtattttcattaaaaaaaagtaccaaaagtttaaaaaagtacGTGTTTTGCAGAACCACCTTTTAAAGCTCCagatatttttaatgattttattaaatgtattacaattATTAGTGCATTCATGTTTTCACCCCTTTAATGTGGCACTAAGGGTTTATTTGAAGTACTTTAAATACTACTGGGTAGCTCAACCTATAATATAACAATGTGTGtcgatttatattttgtattaataaccaAAATCTGCAAAGTCACGAGTAATAACTAAGTCAAATCAATGTAGTGAGTAGAAAGTAAAACGTTCGCCTacaaaatgtagtaaagtaaTAGTATTAAGTAGCATAATATAGAAATactcaataaatacatgtagtacagtacttgagtgaatGATACATTACACCACTGAAGACTACCAATTTTTATAATCAAagttgtgcattgtttttcacAATCGAGCtgttatttgtttgaaaaatatgcTTGAGTCTTAGTAACTCAACACAGGTTGTTTGAATACATCCACTTGgtctttaagaaaatgtaatagGCATTTTTCCCCTATTCTCTGACATTTTTTGACCAAATAATTGGCCCACTCTTGCTTTTTTTGCACCCTTCATGcactttttcctccttttctatTCTGCTTATTTTTATTCTGGATGTGTCGTCCACTATTTGGCCATTTAATGCAGTCAACAGCACTTGTTCGGTTcctttaagaagaagaagaagaagaagaagacactTCCAGGGATTTCACAAACACAAGAGCTCCTTAATTGCATGGGTGCGCACCTTTGGTTGTGTCGAGCCAGGCTCAGACAATATGACTTTTAAAGTCATAACTGGTTTTGAACCACGCAAAAGCAGAAACTGCAGATGTTCCCTCTAAACTCAGACATTCTCACAATGAAAGATTTGTAAATAATGGATTTCAAAACTGGCCTAATGTGCACTTCTGATGGCTTTAATGGCTGAGCATTTGTCACTTTCCGTTAGCTTAATTTAATCATGCAAATATTTCTCTCTGCTTGACATTTGGGGATGACAGGGAAATATCACTTTTGTCTAAAAGGTATCTGAGTTACTACGTCTAGGccaggggtctccaaccttttcccctctgagagctacctctaaagaaaaacaattacggagagctacttgtgttttatatcatgtgtaacatttattcacacgtatctaaatccctgaataaggtttcgtttggcacaagcatatacggaacatacatccaacactcactatttgagtaagaacattaatactcaaattaaactcaaagtatgcatgtcaaaacatgtctttctcttttcaacaacattttttttttgcatgaacattttcaaaatattggcagccaatactcacactcaaaatacagaaatgtaactaaatatgtatcagtatgcatttctttcttttcagctatcactgataaactcacattttttgcataacatttacaaaacactgacctctaatactcacactttgtgtgaaacctagcccaaattgaactcatcagcatgcatttctttacctgttcaaactataaaacacattaaactcacattctttgcataacatttacaaaacactgacactatgtcaaaacataactcacacctttgaaatcacataggctactattgatgttgaacaattataacttcttaactttgtccacatcacactttcagtgatttattcactagcctacatattcagtcaagcacctttagttagtgagatacctggcactgcatggtgccaacaagagagctgtatgctggaatatacccacttaggttcactcttatggagtctttcaaatgttcatctgtcagtcttgttctgaacttagatttgatgacattcatgtcagaaaaagaagattcacagaggtatgtagacccaaacaaagcagctgtcttcagagctgcttggCACAGATTCTgatagttttctggctcaaccaagctccagaaatgttcagcatgctgttgagatttcagctgtatgccgttttggaggtttaaaagttccatttccatttctacaggatcgatacagaaaaggtctgccatctgcccagaaatctgactaatgtccacattcatgaatgggttggcaattaatgtcacacagggctcaagtct
This genomic stretch from Eleginops maclovinus isolate JMC-PN-2008 ecotype Puerto Natales chromosome 7, JC_Emac_rtc_rv5, whole genome shotgun sequence harbors:
- the cep97 gene encoding centrosomal protein of 97 kDa yields the protein MGVSDLQFDTNAGPVVDLSARGMQKLDPNFICSEDTHTLILDRNQIMKLDHLERSPGLQQLSVASNRLVRMMGVSRLTELTVLNLPNNSIGYIEGLRDMPHLKWLNLSGNNIKVIEQLNNCVSLQHLDLSDNNISTIGDVTKLVALKTLLLHGNSITTLRTMPAHLPAQLSILSLAENEIRDLNEASYLAPLHELEQLSIMSNPCVMATPSLPGFDYRPYVMSWCLSLKVLDGYVVSQKEGLKAEWLYSQGKGRSYRPGQHVQLVQYLATVCPLTSSPALETAEDAKLEKILSKQRFHQRQLMEETRGGCSSLPRPTQLDVERHSPSHPIPQGGAREVKQIDAPEPAAAPSVSETEPVVQFNTWMSCDSSHQSLPVVRSPRLKDEHIYLEDVQTDEEKLNGSMLSSESTFLPFTSNVEPQTTHSDSEDETETFELDSLAPKWPAQPKKHNTNNTHQSPPKDKQEGGLEGEVISGAASTGGSVGVRVSTPQNKLETSFNFGKAETKETTEQEEVGICAHKSNVTEADRAAVQIQSWWRGQHTRYCHPMAREVRNEIRMRRMQDHIISLSGKLDRVQQQYKEEQLQRLVQEEAVKFLWKQLQSLQQWKQSVEQQLSSISQAVAPAHISAHGLCVPVPPVASSTTIPPSTGASFPDSGFQSTSDQLAAQEDSFLSSGTADSLKTVRALSSVCSGSAGVSDGVDSADCSLLEQYLSSVQQREEEAEEVISDRTETPQPSSPASPSKTAQSFSPPQNAADNKSEIKCLKETV